Proteins from a single region of Felis catus isolate Fca126 chromosome B4, F.catus_Fca126_mat1.0, whole genome shotgun sequence:
- the PNPLA5 gene encoding patatin-like phospholipase domain-containing protein 5 isoform X1 yields the protein MLPSKPYENPEQSGLWLPLFRRGPSRAGDPAPEITRSLLLPFTGYGQAGGAPQPGYLPPCLRAHRAHQTAAAGLTAHRHSCPGLPAAGHLADPLARWPQHHSHRLRDPQGSHPGTGCLLHFPERVGGIFPRTLRDKVPCLMSLALVCTLYIPFYCGTIPPEFRGERYFDGGLSNNLPFADSPSTITVSPFHGTVDICPQSTSASIHELNTFNASFQISTKNFFLGFASLISPSPEMVADNCRQGYLDALRFLERRGLTKEPVLCMLVSKEPPAPANGTQDTDRDGGQKGGLSVNWSVPNVLVKDVPDFERLSPELEAALKKACMRDTSPWAQFCRSGPGRALTYFLLPWTLPFEYVYFRSRRLVAWLPDVPADLGWIQGELQSLGLRICSRSKDQLRRLFSLPVTSPLQPGAPPPVDPAKEPRPPHQA from the exons ATGCTCCCATCTAAGCCTTATGAGAACCCTGAACAGTCGGGGCTGTGGTTACCCTTGTTTCGCAGAGGACCGAGCAGAGCTGGGGATCCTGCTCCCGAGATCACAAG ATCTCTGCTGCTCCCATTTACTGGCTATGGTCAAGCAGGTGGAGCGCCTCAGCCTGGGTATCTTCCACCCTGCCTTCGCGCCCATCGAGCACATCAGACAGCAGCTGCAGGACTTACTGCCCACCGACATTCATGTCCTGGCCTCCCAGCGGCTGGGCATCTCGCTGACCCGCTGGCCCGATGGCCACAACATCATAGTCACCGACTTCGCGACCCGCAGGGAAGTCATCcag GGACAGGATGCCTTCTGCATTTCCCAGAGAGGGTTGGAGGCATATTTCCAAGGACTCTTCGAGACAAGGTTCCATGCCTGATGAGTTTG GCTCTGGTCTGTACTTTATACATTCCTTTCTACTGTGGGACGATCCCTCCCGAATTCAGAGGGGAG CGCTACTTTGACGGGGGCCTGAGCAACAACCTGCCCTTCGCGGACTCTCCCTCCACCATCACCGTGTCCCCTTTCCACGGGACAGTGGACATCTGCCCCCAGAGCACCTCGGCCAGCATTCACGAGCTGAACACCTTCAATGCGAGTTTCCAGATATCCACCAAGAACTTCTTTCTGGGGTTTGCCTCCCTCATATCCCCCAGCCCTGAG ATGGTAGCTGACAATTGCAGACAAGGCTACCTGGACGCCCTCAGGTTCCTGGAGAGACGCG GACTTACCAAGGAACCAGTGCTTTGCATGCTGGTGTCTAaggagcccccagcccccgcGAATGGGACCCAGGACACCGACCGTGACGGTGGCCAGAAGGGGGGCCTGTCTGTCAACTGGTCAGTGCCCAACGTGCTGGTCAAGGACGTGCCCGACTTCGAGCGGCTCTCACCAGAGCTGGAGGCTG CACTGAAGAAAGCGTGTATGAGGGACACCAGCCCCTGGGCCCAATTCTGTCGGTCAGGGCCCGGGCGGGCCCTGACCTACTTCCTACTGCCCTGGACGCTACCCTTCGAGTATGTTTACTTCCGGAGCAGAAG GCTGGTGGCATGGCTTCCGGATGTGCCAGCCGACTTGGGGTGGATACAGGGTGAGCTGCAGAGCTTGGGCCTCCGGATCTGCTCCAGGTCGAAGGACCAGCTCCGCAGGCTGTTCAG CCTGCCGGTCACCAGCCCCCTCCAGCCTGGGGCACCTCCTCCTGTGGACCCGGCCAAGGAGCCCAGACCTCCCCATCAGGCctga
- the PNPLA5 gene encoding patatin-like phospholipase domain-containing protein 5 isoform X2, whose translation MHCYEEEGSWSLSFAGAGFLGLYHVGVTSCLRERAPHLLRGARRFYGSSSGALNAISIVSGKTVDLCCSHLLAMVKQVERLSLGIFHPAFAPIEHIRQQLQDLLPTDIHVLASQRLGISLTRWPDGHNIIVTDFATRREVIQALVCTLYIPFYCGTIPPEFRGERYFDGGLSNNLPFADSPSTITVSPFHGTVDICPQSTSASIHELNTFNASFQISTKNFFLGFASLISPSPEMVADNCRQGYLDALRFLERRGLTKEPVLCMLVSKEPPAPANGTQDTDRDGGQKGGLSVNWSVPNVLVKDVPDFERLSPELEAALKKACMRDTSPWAQFCRSGPGRALTYFLLPWTLPFEYVYFRSRRLVAWLPDVPADLGWIQGELQSLGLRICSRSKDQLRRLFSLPVTSPLQPGAPPPVDPAKEPRPPHQA comes from the exons ATGCACTGCTACGAGGAGGAGGGCAGCTGGAGCCTGTCCTTCGCGGGCGCCGGCTTCCTGGGGCTCTACCACGTGGGTGTGACCAGCTGCCTCAGGGAGCGCGCCCCGCACCTCCTCCGGGGCGCCCGCCGCTTCTACGGCTCCTCGTCCGGGGCGCTCAACGCCATCAGCATCGTCTCCGGCAAGACCGTCG ATCTCTGCTGCTCCCATTTACTGGCTATGGTCAAGCAGGTGGAGCGCCTCAGCCTGGGTATCTTCCACCCTGCCTTCGCGCCCATCGAGCACATCAGACAGCAGCTGCAGGACTTACTGCCCACCGACATTCATGTCCTGGCCTCCCAGCGGCTGGGCATCTCGCTGACCCGCTGGCCCGATGGCCACAACATCATAGTCACCGACTTCGCGACCCGCAGGGAAGTCATCcag GCTCTGGTCTGTACTTTATACATTCCTTTCTACTGTGGGACGATCCCTCCCGAATTCAGAGGGGAG CGCTACTTTGACGGGGGCCTGAGCAACAACCTGCCCTTCGCGGACTCTCCCTCCACCATCACCGTGTCCCCTTTCCACGGGACAGTGGACATCTGCCCCCAGAGCACCTCGGCCAGCATTCACGAGCTGAACACCTTCAATGCGAGTTTCCAGATATCCACCAAGAACTTCTTTCTGGGGTTTGCCTCCCTCATATCCCCCAGCCCTGAG ATGGTAGCTGACAATTGCAGACAAGGCTACCTGGACGCCCTCAGGTTCCTGGAGAGACGCG GACTTACCAAGGAACCAGTGCTTTGCATGCTGGTGTCTAaggagcccccagcccccgcGAATGGGACCCAGGACACCGACCGTGACGGTGGCCAGAAGGGGGGCCTGTCTGTCAACTGGTCAGTGCCCAACGTGCTGGTCAAGGACGTGCCCGACTTCGAGCGGCTCTCACCAGAGCTGGAGGCTG CACTGAAGAAAGCGTGTATGAGGGACACCAGCCCCTGGGCCCAATTCTGTCGGTCAGGGCCCGGGCGGGCCCTGACCTACTTCCTACTGCCCTGGACGCTACCCTTCGAGTATGTTTACTTCCGGAGCAGAAG GCTGGTGGCATGGCTTCCGGATGTGCCAGCCGACTTGGGGTGGATACAGGGTGAGCTGCAGAGCTTGGGCCTCCGGATCTGCTCCAGGTCGAAGGACCAGCTCCGCAGGCTGTTCAG CCTGCCGGTCACCAGCCCCCTCCAGCCTGGGGCACCTCCTCCTGTGGACCCGGCCAAGGAGCCCAGACCTCCCCATCAGGCctga
- the PNPLA5 gene encoding patatin-like phospholipase domain-containing protein 5 isoform X3, with protein MRTLNSRGCGYPCFAEDRAELGILLPRSQDLCCSHLLAMVKQVERLSLGIFHPAFAPIEHIRQQLQDLLPTDIHVLASQRLGISLTRWPDGHNIIVTDFATRREVIQALVCTLYIPFYCGTIPPEFRGERYFDGGLSNNLPFADSPSTITVSPFHGTVDICPQSTSASIHELNTFNASFQISTKNFFLGFASLISPSPEMVADNCRQGYLDALRFLERRGLTKEPVLCMLVSKEPPAPANGTQDTDRDGGQKGGLSVNWSVPNVLVKDVPDFERLSPELEAALKKACMRDTSPWAQFCRSGPGRALTYFLLPWTLPFEYVYFRSRRLVAWLPDVPADLGWIQGELQSLGLRICSRSKDQLRRLFSLPVTSPLQPGAPPPVDPAKEPRPPHQA; from the exons ATGAGAACCCTGAACAGTCGGGGCTGTGGTTACCCTTGTTTCGCAGAGGACCGAGCAGAGCTGGGGATCCTGCTCCCGAGATCACAAG ATCTCTGCTGCTCCCATTTACTGGCTATGGTCAAGCAGGTGGAGCGCCTCAGCCTGGGTATCTTCCACCCTGCCTTCGCGCCCATCGAGCACATCAGACAGCAGCTGCAGGACTTACTGCCCACCGACATTCATGTCCTGGCCTCCCAGCGGCTGGGCATCTCGCTGACCCGCTGGCCCGATGGCCACAACATCATAGTCACCGACTTCGCGACCCGCAGGGAAGTCATCcag GCTCTGGTCTGTACTTTATACATTCCTTTCTACTGTGGGACGATCCCTCCCGAATTCAGAGGGGAG CGCTACTTTGACGGGGGCCTGAGCAACAACCTGCCCTTCGCGGACTCTCCCTCCACCATCACCGTGTCCCCTTTCCACGGGACAGTGGACATCTGCCCCCAGAGCACCTCGGCCAGCATTCACGAGCTGAACACCTTCAATGCGAGTTTCCAGATATCCACCAAGAACTTCTTTCTGGGGTTTGCCTCCCTCATATCCCCCAGCCCTGAG ATGGTAGCTGACAATTGCAGACAAGGCTACCTGGACGCCCTCAGGTTCCTGGAGAGACGCG GACTTACCAAGGAACCAGTGCTTTGCATGCTGGTGTCTAaggagcccccagcccccgcGAATGGGACCCAGGACACCGACCGTGACGGTGGCCAGAAGGGGGGCCTGTCTGTCAACTGGTCAGTGCCCAACGTGCTGGTCAAGGACGTGCCCGACTTCGAGCGGCTCTCACCAGAGCTGGAGGCTG CACTGAAGAAAGCGTGTATGAGGGACACCAGCCCCTGGGCCCAATTCTGTCGGTCAGGGCCCGGGCGGGCCCTGACCTACTTCCTACTGCCCTGGACGCTACCCTTCGAGTATGTTTACTTCCGGAGCAGAAG GCTGGTGGCATGGCTTCCGGATGTGCCAGCCGACTTGGGGTGGATACAGGGTGAGCTGCAGAGCTTGGGCCTCCGGATCTGCTCCAGGTCGAAGGACCAGCTCCGCAGGCTGTTCAG CCTGCCGGTCACCAGCCCCCTCCAGCCTGGGGCACCTCCTCCTGTGGACCCGGCCAAGGAGCCCAGACCTCCCCATCAGGCctga